The Penaeus vannamei isolate JL-2024 chromosome 39, ASM4276789v1, whole genome shotgun sequence genome includes the window tgtaacgagacggtaagggactctgcctacttgtatTTGGAGGCATtgctgaaagagaagagtgttgcctgagtaaggagctatggggggatcacgaaaaatcggtcctaTTTGGCTAAGCTAAATAGAgcatttaagatatttgtagagatgggattctgtatatatatatatatatatatatatatatatatatatatatatatatatatgtatatatatatatattatatatatacattatatatatattatatatattatatatatatattatatatatattatatatatatattatatatatattatatgtatatacatatatatatatatgtatatatatatattatgtatatatatatatatatatattatatatctatctatatctatctatctatctatctatctatctatctatctatatatatatatatgtatatgtatatatatataatatatatataatatatataatatatatataatatatttatatatataatatatatataatataatatatatatatatatataaacacacacacacacacacacacacacacacacacacacacacacacacacacacacatatatatatatatatatatacatatatatgtatacatatatatacatatatgtttatatacatacatatacatatatatatatatatatatatatatatatatatatatatatatatacatatacatacatatatataatatatatatatatatatatatatatatatatatatatatatatgtatatatatatgtatataatatatatatatatatatatatatatatatatatatatatgtatgtatgtatgtatgtatgtatatatatatatatatatatatatatatgtatatatatatatatatatatatatatgtatatgtatatatttgtatttgtatatatatgaatgtatgcacacacacacacacacacacacacacacacacacacacacacacacacacacacacatacatacatatatatatatatatatatatatatatatatatatatatatgtatatatatacatatatatgtatacatatatatacatatatgtttatatacatacatatacatatatatatatatacatacatacatatatatgatatatatatatatatatatatatatatatatatgtatatatgtatttatatatatatctatatatatatgtatataatatatatatatatatatatatatatatatatatatatatatatgtatgtatatatatatatatatatatgtatatgtatatatttgtatatgtgtatatatgaatgtatgcacacacatacacacacacacacacacacacacacacacacacacacacacacatatatatatatatatatatatatatatatatatatatatatatatatatatatatgtgtgtgtgtgtgtgtgtgtgtgtgtgtgtgtgtgtgtgtgtgtgtgtgtgtgtatatatatgtatgtatgtatgtatgtatgtatgtatgtatgtatgtatatatatatgtatatgtatatatatgtatatgtgtatatatatgtatatatacatatgcatatatatacatatgcatatatatacatatgtatatatttgtatgtatatatatgtatgtatatatatatgtatgtatatgtatgtatgtgtatgtatgtatatgtatatatatgtatgtatatatatgtatgtatatatacatacatatatgtatatatatttatgtatgtatgtatatgtatgtataattatgtatatgtatatgtatgcatatgtatatgtatgtatatgtatatgtatgtatatgtatgtatatgtatatgtatatgtatatgtatgtatatgtatgtatatgtatatatatgtatgtatatatgtatatatatatatatatatatatatatatatatatatatatatatatatatatatatggatttaataTGTTATATAAGATACTCTCAGtacagagagaaggcgagagagaaggcgagagagaaggcgagaaagaaggcgagagagaaggcgagagagaaggcgagaaagaaggcgagagagaaggcgagagagaaggcgagagagaaggcgagagagaaggcgagagagaacgcgagagagaaggcgagagagagagagagagagagagagagagagagagagagagagagagagagagagagagagagagagagagagagagagagagagagagagagagagagagagagagattgacagacaggggAAGACAAACGCAAAGTAGTATCACACAGTATTTATTTGAAAAACTAAGAAATATGGGTACATTAGATTCATCCCTGTAGACAGAATTACAAAGTAAATATTTATGCTTTTTCCCCATTATGGCAGGCCTTTAAAAGTAATGAAGATCAATGCAAAAAATAAATGCTGATGCAaatcaaatacaaatatgaaGCAGAACATAGTTAATCATTGCATTTATAAAGTGCGCAATTGTCATTGCTCTTGCAAGTCTTTCAAAAAACTTATGCAAAAAAGTCAGGGGCGGTAACTGGTCtggatattatataaaatatatgaaatagagagaaatacatgAAATTAATTACTAAGgatacaactaaaaaaaaaaaaaaaaaaaaaaaaaaaaaaaaaaaaaaaaacattgattgcGACCCATCATGGTGGATCTTTGACCAAAACTATTTTCTATTGTCTTTTAAGGCATCAAGCTACATCTCCGTAATCTACCTTCTTTCCAAACTCTGATAAATGAATTTTGACTGACCCGTTTTTAATCCAAAATAAAAGGATTTCCAtctttatatttacacattctaATGAATTTTTTGATGTGAAACAATGAATTATGATGCAATTTAACAACAAATATGGCACAGGACTTAGTTTACTTACAGTATTTCCAAGTCATCTAATTAGTATTCCCTTTACAAAAATAATTGCAAATCATAAATCTTATCAACACAAAATCAAATAGGAAAGAGCAGTCTTGCAATATTACAAAAATGTGAACAAGATGAGGAATAAACACAGTATCAATCACTACTGATGCAATTGCAATGAAACTGATCTTAATAATTCACCACCATGGCACCTCTTCTTTCACCTGGAGACCAAAATCTTCTTCCAAGAAAGGTTCTGTCTTGATTAACTCCTCTCCTTGAACAACAATATCTTGTCCAATCTCTTTGGTGGCCAAGGAGTTCAAACCCTGGTCTTCACTGCTCACAAAGGTTGCATGTGTAGTatgaatttccttttctttttgttgttctgaAGAAGACAGGGAACTAGCATTAACTATCATTTGGTCATCTGAGCATTTTGGAGgcaatttctgtctttttttcgtgATAGTTCCACTAAAACACCCCTGATGTGGTTGGCGAATTTCGGAAGACTCTTGAGCATCCTCACAATTTTCAGGTATTACAAGTTGACCTGAATCCTCTGGATGACGGAAAGGAAGGCTGAGGATCACCATCATCAAATATACTCTTGTATTTTGTTGGAACGATTATTTTCCCTGTTTGTGACACAGATTTGGATTCAGCGAATAATTTCCTTACTAAATCTGAATAAATTGAGGGTTGACATGATGCTTTATACCAATCACTATGCATATAATGGGCTCCAAATATTGCAATGGGATCATCATCTAATGTAATGCATCTTTCAGTGGATGCAGCATTGACTGCAGCTGCTCTCTCTTGACCAAAATGTTCTTGTGCATCAAACATGCTTTTACATAGTAGAGATTGATCCCTCTGGTTCTCAGTACCATTTGCTAGATGAGTATTCCATTGTTGAAGCCTATATGGGTCTCTGTCTGTCCGAAGCAGAGGGCTTGATGTGGCAGTTCCATATGGCCTATTTTGACTGGTACTTGTATAGGCAAAATCTTGACTGTTATAAGCAGATGGT containing:
- the LOC138860098 gene encoding uncharacterized protein — translated: MPYLNKPLAEIPSAYNSQDFAYTSTSQNRPYGTATSSPLLRTDRDPYRLQQWNTHLANGTENQRDQSLLCKSMFDAQEHFGQERAAAVNAASTERCITLDDDPIAIFGAHYMHSDWYKASCQPSIYSDLVRKLFAESKSVSQTGKIIVPTKYKSIFDDGDPQPSFPSSRGFRSTCNT